One Pseudonocardia sediminis DNA window includes the following coding sequences:
- the tpiA gene encoding triose-phosphate isomerase, whose translation MTTSNNPAGRKPLIAGNWKMNLNHLEAIGLVQKLAFALPEKYYAKVDVAVIPPFTDIRSIQTMIDGDRLHMVHGAQDLSPHDSGAYTGDVSGAMLAKLGCTYVVIGHSERREIHGEDDALVNAKVQAAVKNGLTPILCVGEGLDVREAGDHVQHCTDQLRGALKKVTADQAASFVLAYEPVWAIGTGRVASAADAQEVCAALRQTLRELYGDDVAARVRVLYGGSVKSSNVAEIVAQGDVDGALVGGASLDADEFAKLCAISAGGPLP comes from the coding sequence ATGACGACGTCGAACAACCCGGCCGGGCGCAAGCCCCTGATCGCCGGCAACTGGAAGATGAACCTGAACCACCTCGAGGCCATCGGGCTGGTGCAGAAGCTGGCGTTCGCGCTGCCGGAGAAGTACTACGCCAAGGTCGACGTGGCGGTGATCCCGCCGTTCACCGACATCCGCAGCATCCAGACGATGATCGACGGCGATCGTCTGCACATGGTGCACGGCGCCCAGGACCTGTCCCCGCACGACTCCGGTGCCTACACCGGTGACGTGTCCGGGGCGATGCTGGCCAAGCTCGGCTGCACCTACGTGGTGATCGGGCACTCCGAGCGCCGCGAGATCCACGGCGAGGACGACGCCCTGGTCAACGCCAAGGTGCAGGCGGCAGTCAAGAACGGTCTGACCCCGATCCTGTGCGTCGGCGAGGGCCTCGACGTGCGCGAGGCCGGCGACCACGTGCAGCACTGCACCGACCAGCTGCGCGGGGCGCTGAAGAAGGTCACGGCCGATCAGGCCGCGTCGTTCGTGCTGGCCTACGAGCCGGTGTGGGCGATCGGCACCGGCCGGGTCGCGAGCGCGGCGGACGCCCAGGAGGTGTGCGCCGCGCTGCGGCAGACCCTGCGCGAGCTCTACGGCGACGACGTCGCCGCACGGGTACGGGTGCTCTACGGCGGCTCGGTGAAGTCGTCCAACGTGGCCGAGATCGTGGCCCAGGGCGACGTCGACGGGGCCCTCGTCGGCGGCGCGAGCCTGGACGCCGACGAGTTCGCCAAGCTCTGCGCCATCTCCGCGGGCGGCCCGCTGCCGTAG
- the secG gene encoding preprotein translocase subunit SecG, translating into MLLTLQIVLIITSILLVVLILLQRSRGGGLTSLFGGGVQSSLSGSAAADRNVSRYTVFVALIWLIAVIGNGLLVSTS; encoded by the coding sequence GTGCTCCTGACCCTGCAGATCGTCCTCATCATCACCAGCATCCTGCTGGTCGTGCTGATCCTGCTGCAGCGCAGCCGTGGTGGTGGTCTGACCAGCCTGTTCGGTGGTGGCGTGCAGTCGAGCCTGTCCGGCTCCGCCGCCGCGGACCGCAACGTCTCCCGGTACACGGTCTTCGTGGCCCTGATCTGGCTGATCGCGGTCATCGGTAACGGACTGCTCGTCTCGACGAGCTGA
- a CDS encoding RNA polymerase-binding protein RbpA, translating to MAGGNAIRGTRVGAGPMGESERGETASRELVPYYCANGHVNDTWFASGAEIPDTWDCPRCGLLGGRDAQAPPAPLRNEPYKTHLAYVKERRSDADGDAILEEALGRLRASREL from the coding sequence ATGGCAGGTGGCAACGCCATTCGCGGGACCCGCGTGGGTGCCGGCCCGATGGGCGAGTCGGAGCGTGGTGAGACCGCGTCCCGAGAGCTCGTCCCGTACTACTGCGCCAACGGGCACGTCAACGACACCTGGTTCGCCTCCGGCGCCGAGATCCCGGACACCTGGGACTGCCCGCGCTGCGGTCTCCTCGGTGGCCGCGACGCGCAGGCCCCGCCGGCCCCGCTGCGCAACGAGCCGTACAAGACGCACCTCGCCTACGTGAAGGAGCGCCGCAGCGACGCCGACGGCGACGCGATCCTGGAGGAGGCGCTGGGACGGCTCCGGGCCTCCCGCGAGCTCTGA
- a CDS encoding class I SAM-dependent methyltransferase, which translates to MLRDPARRLARRARRSAGRLVDEVLARHTAAQTAALRTELAALRDTFDHRLRDEVDRAIREVHAAEVRDRRDMIAAGEREAVLSSARFAREAMPDAVMLAAPPETLAHALGLAPAGGMALEFGVYTGGTLRAIAEHRGDGRVYGFDSFTGLPELWRSGFGPGAFDDVDGLPDVPGAELVVGLFSDTLHGFLEAHPGPVDFLHVDSDLYSSAVTVLDAVGPRLRPGSIVLFDEFLNFPEWEQHEARAWWEYADKHDVAYRYVCYTLNNEQVAVRITEG; encoded by the coding sequence TTGTTGCGTGACCCCGCCCGCCGGCTCGCCCGACGCGCCCGCCGCTCGGCCGGGCGCCTCGTCGACGAGGTGCTGGCCCGCCACACCGCGGCCCAGACCGCCGCACTGCGCACCGAGCTGGCCGCGCTGCGCGACACGTTCGACCACCGCCTGCGCGACGAGGTGGACCGCGCGATCCGCGAGGTGCACGCCGCCGAGGTGCGCGACCGCCGGGACATGATCGCGGCGGGCGAGCGCGAGGCCGTGCTCTCCAGCGCCCGGTTCGCCCGCGAGGCCATGCCCGACGCGGTCATGCTCGCCGCCCCGCCGGAGACGCTGGCGCACGCGCTGGGCCTCGCCCCGGCCGGCGGCATGGCGCTGGAGTTCGGCGTCTACACCGGAGGCACGCTGCGGGCGATCGCCGAGCACCGCGGCGACGGCCGGGTGTACGGCTTCGACTCGTTCACCGGGCTGCCCGAGCTGTGGCGCTCCGGGTTCGGTCCCGGCGCGTTCGACGACGTCGACGGCCTGCCCGACGTACCCGGCGCCGAGCTGGTCGTCGGCCTGTTCTCGGACACGCTGCACGGGTTCCTGGAGGCCCACCCCGGGCCGGTGGACTTCCTGCACGTCGACTCGGACCTGTACTCCTCCGCGGTCACCGTGCTCGACGCCGTCGGGCCGCGCCTGCGACCGGGCAGCATCGTGCTTTTCGACGAGTTCCTGAACTTCCCGGAGTGGGAGCAGCACGAGGCCCGCGCCTGGTGGGAGTACGCCGACAAGCACGACGTCGCGTACCGCTACGTCTGCTACACCCTGAACAACGAACAGGTCGCGGTCCGCATCACCGAGGGCTGA